A portion of the Halodesulfovibrio aestuarii DSM 17919 = ATCC 29578 genome contains these proteins:
- a CDS encoding OmpP1/FadL family transporter, with protein MKRHFLSIVASCVLLLAVATSASAAGFALYEWSARGNALGGTLVGRADDPSAVAYNPAGITQLEGTQLAVGVSLASPYSEVVTTAPSGATTTTDSESAIFAIPHFYVTHKINDKWAIGFGEFSRFGLGFLYDKDEFPGASNVYDAKIQTISLNPNVAYKITDRLSAAVGIEYVYVDVAIKKNYLLGTSKLNGSGDGIAMTAGLHYKLDNWRFGVGYHSQAKVDASGDTKISGANPALVAAYGALPDGKYDTKASIVLPDMISFGITYYPIEELSIEFAAINTRWSTYRNFDLTLDTPVGDKVIEQPKDWNDVWRLSLGAEYAINDNWTIRGSYSYDEAPEDAKYVDYMIPAADRHLFGAGVGYKIDNWTIDLAYTYILAEGVDYDDSVASGVTDGKSKNGVTHMGALTVGYAF; from the coding sequence ATGAAGCGACATTTCCTGTCTATTGTTGCGTCCTGCGTATTGTTGTTAGCTGTTGCAACTTCAGCTTCTGCAGCGGGATTTGCATTGTATGAATGGAGTGCCCGAGGCAACGCGCTTGGCGGTACTCTTGTTGGTCGTGCAGATGATCCTTCTGCTGTAGCGTATAACCCTGCCGGTATTACACAACTTGAAGGAACTCAACTCGCAGTTGGTGTTTCTCTTGCTTCTCCGTATTCAGAGGTGGTTACAACAGCTCCTTCTGGAGCAACCACAACAACGGATAGTGAAAGTGCAATATTTGCTATTCCGCATTTCTACGTTACGCACAAAATTAACGACAAATGGGCTATCGGTTTTGGTGAATTTTCACGTTTTGGTCTTGGCTTTTTGTATGACAAAGATGAATTTCCAGGTGCGTCCAATGTTTACGATGCTAAGATTCAGACTATCTCATTGAACCCGAACGTTGCATACAAAATTACTGATCGTCTTTCAGCGGCAGTCGGTATTGAATATGTGTATGTTGATGTAGCTATTAAGAAAAATTATTTGCTTGGAACGTCTAAGCTTAATGGTAGTGGCGATGGTATTGCGATGACTGCAGGCCTTCACTACAAGTTGGATAACTGGCGTTTTGGTGTGGGCTACCATAGTCAGGCTAAGGTTGATGCCTCTGGTGATACTAAGATTTCGGGGGCAAATCCTGCGCTTGTAGCAGCATATGGTGCGTTACCTGACGGTAAGTACGATACAAAAGCCTCAATCGTGCTTCCGGATATGATCAGCTTTGGTATTACGTACTATCCGATTGAAGAGCTGAGTATTGAATTTGCCGCTATAAACACTCGTTGGTCTACCTACAGGAACTTTGACCTCACTCTGGATACTCCGGTAGGTGACAAAGTAATTGAGCAGCCAAAAGACTGGAATGATGTATGGCGTCTTAGCCTTGGTGCTGAATATGCTATTAATGACAACTGGACTATTCGTGGAAGCTATTCCTATGATGAAGCACCAGAAGATGCTAAATACGTTGACTACATGATTCCTGCTGCAGATCGTCACCTTTTCGGTGCTGGTGTTGGGTACAAAATTGATAACTGGACTATCGACCTTGCATATACCTACATTCTTGCAGAGGGTGTGGATTACGATGACTCTGTTGCCAGTGGTGTTACCGATGGTAAATCAAAAAATGGTGTAACGCATATGGGCGCTCTCACTGTTGGATACGCATTTTAG
- a CDS encoding tRNA (cytidine(34)-2'-O)-methyltransferase, translating into MHIVLFEPEIPPNTGNIARLCAATATDLHLIEPLGFSLEDKYLKRAGLDYWPYVSVFVWPDWEAYIEAAGHNHRHVMASSKRGVAVHEVAYDSNDALVFGPETRGLPNDLMDKYTDHVRIPMWGKVRSLNLSTAVGIVLYQAYAATGVLNGK; encoded by the coding sequence ATGCATATTGTACTGTTTGAACCGGAAATTCCGCCAAATACCGGCAACATAGCCAGATTGTGTGCGGCGACTGCAACTGATCTGCATTTGATTGAACCACTCGGCTTCAGCCTTGAAGATAAATATTTAAAACGGGCAGGGCTGGATTACTGGCCTTATGTGTCTGTTTTTGTATGGCCTGACTGGGAAGCGTATATTGAAGCTGCCGGGCATAACCATAGGCATGTTATGGCAAGTTCTAAACGGGGTGTGGCTGTACATGAAGTGGCGTATGATTCGAATGACGCCCTCGTGTTTGGTCCTGAAACTCGAGGATTGCCTAATGATTTGATGGATAAGTATACGGATCATGTACGTATTCCGATGTGGGGTAAGGTGCGTAGCCTTAACCTTTCAACAGCCGTAGGCATTGTTCTGTATCAGGCGTATGCTGCAACTGGAGTTTTAAACGGAAAGTAG
- the cbiB gene encoding adenosylcobinamide-phosphate synthase CbiB — protein sequence MELFWIPLAAFVIDAIFADPSFFPHPVQLIGRFLDKLEKKARKNFSNRLGGVLSLLILLLLVFIIVNTCISIPYAGWVFALYFAWSGLALGSLLNEGTKAVQAVSSGSLKEGRKAVSMLVSRDVSECSEDELYKTLAETLSENFNDGIIAPFFWLVLSGPVGLWLYKATSTMDSMWGYKNEKWIDLGWAGAKFDDLLAYLPARFSAMFLQSTANLAGLGSGRGVWNSVAQDAAKMESPNAGWPMAMVAHLYGNPMGGRAVYFGKEKQKPVLGSGNTVWDKHSLVQLIKHIRLAAIFGCGLLWLVVSLLRLVF from the coding sequence ATGGAACTTTTCTGGATACCGCTGGCTGCGTTCGTTATTGATGCTATATTTGCTGATCCGAGTTTTTTCCCGCACCCTGTACAGCTGATAGGTCGCTTTCTGGATAAATTGGAAAAAAAAGCGCGTAAAAATTTTTCTAACAGGTTGGGCGGTGTATTATCACTGTTAATCTTGTTACTTTTAGTATTCATAATTGTGAATACTTGTATCAGTATTCCATATGCTGGATGGGTTTTCGCCCTGTACTTTGCATGGTCTGGCCTTGCCCTCGGCAGCTTGCTGAATGAAGGAACAAAGGCTGTGCAGGCTGTCTCTTCCGGTTCTCTTAAAGAAGGCCGCAAGGCTGTCTCCATGCTTGTGAGCCGTGATGTTTCTGAGTGTTCTGAAGACGAGTTGTATAAAACACTTGCAGAGACCCTTTCCGAAAATTTTAATGATGGTATTATTGCCCCGTTTTTCTGGCTTGTTCTATCTGGTCCGGTTGGATTGTGGTTGTATAAGGCTACTTCAACTATGGATTCCATGTGGGGGTATAAGAATGAAAAATGGATTGATCTTGGATGGGCAGGCGCGAAGTTTGATGACCTGCTTGCATACTTACCTGCACGTTTTTCCGCAATGTTTCTTCAGAGTACAGCGAATTTGGCAGGCCTTGGCTCAGGAAGAGGTGTGTGGAACAGTGTTGCACAGGATGCGGCAAAAATGGAAAGTCCTAATGCAGGATGGCCAATGGCAATGGTCGCCCATCTATATGGTAATCCCATGGGGGGACGTGCCGTTTATTTTGGAAAAGAAAAACAAAAGCCTGTTCTTGGTTCCGGTAACACTGTTTGGGACAAGCATTCGTTAGTGCAGTTGATTAAGCATATTCGTCTTGCAGCTATTTTTGGTTGCGGGCTGCTCTGGCTGGTGGTTTCTCTTCTGCGCTTAGTTTTTTAG
- a CDS encoding NAD(P)/FAD-dependent oxidoreductase, with translation MNQHDVIILGAGASGLWAALTAAKRGRKVLVVDHARKAGRKILIAGGGKCNFTNIDLSAANYHCKNKHFCKSALARFTPWHMVEYLSLHNIPWEEREHSQLFCSRSAADITEALYNDCLEHNVRFIFSEQITNVQKNDDLFDVQLTSSQHYAPSLIVALGGSAWPQVGATDAGYKLARQFGHKIIPTFPALVPLMMPSNWKLKNLSGIALPVSIRCNKKQYTENMLFTHKGISGPVVLQISAHWKKGDAIEIDFLPHTSINDILEEAGPKPLLKTVLNRNFPERLASALIPKELGEKQVAQLSKKDMQELRSCIHAFTVIPTGTEGIKKAEATGGGVDTNTVSSKTMESKLCTGLYFTGEVLDVLGDLGGFNLHWAWASGNAAGEAV, from the coding sequence ATGAATCAACATGACGTAATAATCTTAGGAGCAGGCGCTTCCGGCCTCTGGGCTGCACTCACAGCTGCCAAAAGAGGCCGCAAAGTTCTGGTCGTTGACCATGCTCGCAAAGCCGGACGTAAAATTCTGATTGCTGGTGGTGGCAAATGTAACTTTACTAATATAGACTTAAGCGCTGCCAACTACCATTGTAAAAACAAACATTTTTGCAAATCTGCACTTGCGCGCTTTACTCCCTGGCATATGGTTGAATACCTCTCTCTCCATAATATTCCGTGGGAAGAGCGCGAACACAGCCAGCTTTTCTGCTCCCGCAGTGCTGCAGATATTACAGAAGCGCTTTACAACGATTGTCTTGAACACAATGTGCGCTTTATTTTTTCCGAACAAATTACAAATGTACAAAAAAACGATGACCTTTTTGACGTACAGTTAACAAGCTCACAACATTATGCGCCGTCACTTATTGTCGCCCTCGGCGGCAGCGCATGGCCTCAGGTTGGCGCAACCGATGCAGGCTACAAGCTCGCGCGCCAGTTCGGGCACAAAATCATCCCGACATTTCCGGCGTTGGTCCCACTAATGATGCCTTCCAATTGGAAGCTCAAAAACCTATCCGGCATTGCCCTGCCCGTGTCCATCCGTTGCAATAAAAAACAGTACACAGAAAACATGCTTTTTACGCACAAGGGAATCAGCGGCCCTGTGGTGTTACAAATTTCTGCACATTGGAAAAAAGGGGACGCAATAGAAATTGATTTTCTTCCCCACACATCCATTAATGATATTCTGGAAGAAGCCGGCCCAAAACCATTGCTGAAAACTGTTCTTAACCGCAACTTTCCAGAACGTCTCGCCTCAGCCCTTATCCCAAAAGAACTAGGTGAGAAGCAAGTTGCCCAACTTAGTAAAAAGGATATGCAGGAACTGCGATCCTGTATCCATGCATTTACTGTCATTCCCACAGGAACTGAGGGCATAAAAAAAGCTGAAGCAACAGGCGGTGGTGTCGATACCAACACAGTGTCATCGAAAACTATGGAGAGCAAACTCTGTACAGGACTATACTTCACGGGCGAAGTGCTTGATGTTCTAGGCGACCTTGGGGGGTTTAATCTTCACTGGGCGTGGGCTTCCGGTAATGCTGCCGGAGAGGCTGTTTAA
- a CDS encoding YheT family hydrolase: MPIYENTLYPAPFFLPGGHAQTLYPALFRTLDLPACTVQRITTPDNDFLDVDFHYAILGYPRKRLVIVSHGLEGNSKRSYVKGMVRAFVRAGWDAAAWNFRGCSGAPNRTPYMYHSGSTEDLQCVVNFCAGKGYEEIVLVGFSMGGNQILKYLGDPVSKVHSSIQAAVAFSVPCDLIGAAKAMDRPSNSIYLKNFMRTLKDKIAQKHEVFPELVDITNLNDLKTFKDFDEEYTAPWYGFKNAMEYWKESSSVQFLDKVRVPTLMVSARNDPFLWPTCYPTGQAHRSKSLYLETPADGGHIGFVRIADDDYYWSEIRAVEFVGQVMGLT; this comes from the coding sequence ATGCCGATTTATGAAAACACACTGTATCCGGCTCCGTTTTTTTTACCCGGTGGACATGCACAAACGTTATATCCTGCTTTATTCAGAACATTGGATTTACCCGCGTGTACTGTCCAACGGATTACTACGCCTGATAATGATTTTTTAGATGTAGATTTTCACTATGCAATTTTGGGATACCCCAGAAAACGTCTTGTAATCGTTTCTCACGGTCTGGAAGGCAATTCTAAACGTTCATATGTGAAAGGAATGGTTCGTGCCTTTGTGCGGGCAGGGTGGGATGCTGCTGCATGGAATTTTAGAGGATGTAGTGGCGCTCCTAACAGAACGCCTTATATGTACCATAGCGGTTCAACCGAAGACTTGCAGTGTGTTGTGAATTTTTGTGCAGGAAAGGGGTATGAGGAAATTGTTCTTGTGGGATTTAGCATGGGTGGAAATCAGATTCTAAAATATCTGGGAGATCCTGTTAGCAAAGTGCATTCAAGTATTCAGGCGGCAGTTGCCTTTTCTGTGCCATGTGACTTGATTGGCGCAGCAAAGGCTATGGATAGGCCTTCTAATTCCATCTACTTAAAAAACTTTATGCGCACGTTAAAAGATAAAATTGCGCAGAAGCATGAAGTGTTTCCGGAGTTGGTGGACATAACTAACTTGAATGATTTGAAAACATTTAAAGATTTTGATGAAGAATATACTGCACCGTGGTACGGGTTTAAAAATGCAATGGAATATTGGAAGGAAAGCTCAAGTGTGCAGTTCTTAGACAAGGTGCGTGTTCCGACACTAATGGTCAGTGCCCGAAACGACCCGTTCTTATGGCCGACTTGTTATCCAACGGGGCAGGCGCATAGGAGTAAGTCCCTGTATCTTGAAACTCCGGCTGATGGGGGACACATCGGGTTTGTAAGGATCGCGGATGATGATTACTATTGGTCTGAAATTCGTGCCGTAGAGTTCGTAGGCCAAGTTATGGGGCTGACATAG
- the typA gene encoding translational GTPase TypA: MTQTTHNDAIRNVAIIAHVDHGKTTLVDAMFKQGGIFRANQEVDDRVMDSMDLERERGITIAAKNCAVSWQGTKINIIDTPGHADFGGEVERSLTMADGAILLVDASEGPLPQTRFVLKKTLEAGLKVIVVINKIDRPDARIDEVLDEVYDLFIDLEANDDQLEFPVLYAVGRDGVAMNSPEEEQKDLTPLFEVILSEVPGPVYDPEQPFQMLVADLSYSDYLGRLAVGRVFHGTIHSNDQLACIGADNNPRSLRVSKIQTYQGLKLAEASEASPGDIVVISGIEDVKIGDTICTKEAPKALKRINVDEPTVSMRFSINSSPLAGTEGKHVQSSKIRERLTRETMLNVAIRVEDSDERDSFIVKGRGEFQMAILVEQMRREGFELTIGRPEVIFKEIDGVLSEPMEKLFIDCDDVFMGIVTEKLSARKGRMTNLVNNGTGRVRMEFTIPSRGLIGYRDEFLTDTKGTGIMNSLFDGYEEYRGEFPTRHTGSLVCDRSGQSVAYALFNLEPRGEIFIDAGIPVYEGMIIGEHNRDNDLDVNPCKGKKLTNVRASGKDDAVTLTPVRPMTLERAIHFITEDECVEVTPESIRLRKNILSGQNRHRLAGRKKKAAENQ, encoded by the coding sequence GTGACTCAGACCACTCATAACGATGCAATTCGTAACGTTGCGATTATCGCACACGTTGACCACGGCAAAACAACTCTTGTTGACGCTATGTTTAAACAGGGTGGCATCTTCCGTGCCAACCAGGAAGTTGATGACCGTGTAATGGATAGCATGGATCTAGAACGCGAGCGTGGTATTACCATTGCTGCAAAAAACTGTGCTGTCTCCTGGCAGGGAACAAAAATTAACATCATCGACACCCCTGGTCACGCCGACTTTGGTGGTGAAGTTGAACGTTCCCTCACGATGGCTGACGGTGCTATTCTGCTCGTTGACGCATCGGAAGGCCCGCTTCCGCAGACCCGTTTCGTACTCAAGAAAACTCTTGAGGCAGGTCTCAAAGTTATTGTTGTTATCAACAAAATTGACCGTCCTGACGCACGTATTGATGAAGTGCTCGACGAAGTATACGACCTGTTCATTGATCTTGAAGCAAACGACGATCAGCTCGAATTTCCAGTTCTTTACGCTGTCGGCCGCGATGGCGTTGCAATGAACTCACCTGAAGAAGAGCAGAAAGACCTCACCCCACTGTTTGAAGTTATTCTTTCTGAAGTTCCCGGTCCGGTCTATGACCCTGAACAGCCTTTCCAGATGCTTGTAGCTGACCTGTCCTACTCCGACTACCTTGGTCGTCTTGCAGTAGGTCGAGTGTTCCACGGCACCATTCACAGCAATGATCAGCTGGCATGTATCGGTGCTGACAACAACCCGCGCAGCCTTCGCGTTTCTAAAATTCAAACCTACCAAGGCTTGAAACTTGCTGAAGCAAGCGAAGCTTCTCCGGGTGATATCGTAGTTATCTCCGGCATCGAAGATGTAAAAATCGGTGATACTATCTGTACTAAAGAAGCACCGAAAGCACTCAAACGCATCAACGTTGACGAACCAACCGTTTCTATGCGTTTCAGCATCAACTCTTCTCCACTTGCAGGCACTGAAGGCAAACACGTTCAGTCCAGTAAAATTCGTGAACGTCTGACCCGCGAGACCATGCTCAACGTAGCTATCCGTGTTGAAGACAGTGACGAACGTGACAGCTTCATCGTTAAAGGCCGTGGTGAATTCCAGATGGCTATCCTCGTTGAACAAATGCGTCGCGAAGGCTTCGAACTCACCATCGGTCGTCCTGAAGTTATTTTCAAAGAAATTGACGGCGTGCTTTCCGAACCAATGGAAAAACTGTTCATCGACTGTGATGACGTATTCATGGGTATCGTGACTGAAAAACTTTCCGCACGTAAAGGCCGCATGACCAACCTCGTGAACAACGGTACAGGCCGTGTTCGTATGGAATTCACCATTCCTTCCCGTGGTCTCATCGGCTACCGTGATGAGTTCCTTACCGACACCAAAGGTACCGGTATTATGAACTCACTCTTCGATGGTTACGAAGAATACCGTGGAGAATTCCCGACCCGTCACACAGGCTCTCTTGTTTGTGACCGTTCCGGTCAGTCCGTTGCGTACGCACTCTTTAACTTAGAGCCACGTGGTGAAATTTTCATCGATGCAGGCATTCCTGTATACGAAGGAATGATTATCGGCGAACATAACCGTGACAACGACCTCGACGTTAACCCTTGTAAAGGTAAAAAACTTACGAACGTTCGTGCTTCCGGTAAAGACGATGCAGTAACCCTTACTCCAGTTCGTCCTATGACTCTTGAACGCGCTATCCACTTCATTACTGAAGATGAGTGTGTAGAAGTAACTCCGGAATCCATTCGTCTGCGTAAAAACATTCTTTCCGGCCAGAACCGTCATCGCCTTGCAGGTCGCAAAAAGAAAGCAGCTGAAAACCAATAA
- a CDS encoding purine-nucleoside phosphorylase, which yields MQSLNKVHNAVQSIKELVKNDLSPKIGIALGTGLGDFVNAVTVTETISYNDIIDFPHSTVESHAGQFVFGTLADVPVVIQQGRNHLYEGYSPAEVSMGVRVMATLGIDTYIATNAAGCLVPQWDAGTLMAITDHINFTGRTPLSGHNIEEWGPRFPDMSQAYDPQLISCAMEEAAKLGIRLERGIYAGVHGPQMETPAETRMFKRLGADAVGMSTVMEVIAARHLGLKVLGVSCLTNKNLPDCMKDVPLDEIIRTANKAGANLSALLQAIIAKQC from the coding sequence ATGCAAAGTTTGAATAAAGTACATAACGCCGTACAGTCAATCAAAGAGCTTGTTAAAAATGATCTTTCTCCCAAAATCGGCATTGCACTCGGCACTGGACTTGGTGATTTTGTAAATGCGGTTACTGTAACCGAGACCATTTCTTACAACGACATCATTGATTTTCCACATTCAACAGTGGAATCACATGCAGGACAATTTGTTTTCGGTACCCTTGCCGATGTTCCTGTAGTAATTCAACAGGGAAGAAATCACCTGTACGAAGGATATTCTCCCGCTGAAGTAAGTATGGGTGTCCGCGTCATGGCCACGCTTGGCATTGATACATACATTGCTACCAACGCCGCAGGCTGCCTTGTTCCCCAATGGGATGCCGGCACTCTCATGGCAATTACAGACCACATCAACTTTACAGGACGCACACCTCTTTCCGGTCACAATATTGAGGAATGGGGGCCACGCTTTCCTGACATGAGTCAGGCATATGACCCGCAGCTCATCAGCTGTGCAATGGAAGAGGCTGCCAAGCTCGGCATTCGACTCGAGCGAGGAATCTATGCAGGAGTTCATGGGCCACAGATGGAAACACCTGCTGAAACCCGTATGTTCAAACGCCTTGGCGCTGATGCAGTAGGTATGTCTACCGTCATGGAAGTCATTGCTGCGCGCCATCTCGGGTTAAAAGTTCTTGGAGTGTCCTGCCTGACAAACAAAAACCTTCCCGACTGCATGAAAGATGTTCCACTTGATGAAATTATCCGAACAGCAAACAAAGCCGGTGCTAACCTCTCTGCTCTGCTGCAGGCAATTATCGCCAAACAGTGCTAA
- a CDS encoding motility protein A, whose protein sequence is MDIATLLGVIVGFALVTGAIFMGGSVGDFINVPGAMIVFGGSGAAIFVSFPLEEVAFAVASVVKVFASRRTKVPEVVNTMVRIAEISRREGLVALENIKTESPLLKKACQLISDNADPDIIHDTLKIEILSMKRRQNIAIAVFNRLGAVAPAFGMIGTLIGLVQMLAHLDDPSSIGPAMAVALLTTFYGALLANLLFLPMAGKLKARTLQEEVQLNIIFEGAKCILENNNPRLVYEKLSSFISPEDRKNVRR, encoded by the coding sequence ATGGATATTGCAACTCTTCTCGGGGTTATTGTTGGTTTTGCTCTTGTTACTGGCGCAATTTTTATGGGGGGGAGTGTTGGCGATTTTATTAACGTGCCGGGTGCGATGATTGTATTTGGTGGCTCCGGTGCTGCCATTTTTGTATCCTTTCCGTTAGAGGAAGTAGCGTTTGCTGTTGCGAGCGTTGTAAAGGTGTTTGCTTCCCGCCGTACCAAGGTTCCGGAAGTGGTTAACACAATGGTTCGTATCGCAGAAATCAGCCGTCGTGAGGGCTTGGTTGCTCTGGAAAATATTAAAACCGAAAGTCCTCTGCTTAAAAAAGCATGTCAGTTAATTTCTGATAATGCTGATCCAGATATTATTCATGACACATTAAAAATTGAGATTCTGTCTATGAAACGAAGACAGAATATCGCGATTGCTGTTTTTAACCGACTTGGAGCAGTTGCTCCGGCTTTCGGGATGATCGGTACGCTTATTGGTCTGGTTCAGATGCTTGCTCATCTGGACGATCCCTCCAGTATTGGGCCTGCAATGGCTGTTGCTTTGCTAACAACATTTTATGGTGCTCTGCTTGCTAACCTTCTGTTCCTGCCTATGGCGGGTAAGCTGAAGGCAAGAACTCTTCAGGAAGAAGTTCAACTTAATATTATTTTTGAAGGCGCCAAGTGTATTTTAGAAAATAACAACCCGCGCCTGGTGTATGAAAAATTAAGTTCATTCATCTCTCCGGAGGACAGAAAAAATGTTCGAAGATAG
- a CDS encoding OmpA/MotB family protein has protein sequence MFEDRDDYALQDDIGDDSEADTWLTTFADMVTLLLAFFVLLFSMSVIDEKQFTDSFLTVRQVFGGDDQNLLTSPVRQDDTAILESVRLQKQLIEAQRKVYSDMRTYLNQKGMEGQIGSVFDEGVITLRLPSAAMFENGKVTISPDGYKILEEMRQLFLKNKDQVINIKGYTDDVQPSPSSRYRDNWEISALRAVNVLRYYIEHGIEPQRLTATGLSDLDPLMPNINEANRAQNRRVEFVFERRVGK, from the coding sequence ATGTTCGAAGATAGAGACGACTATGCGTTACAAGATGATATTGGTGACGACTCCGAAGCGGATACTTGGCTTACAACATTTGCAGATATGGTTACATTGTTGCTAGCTTTCTTTGTATTGCTTTTTTCCATGTCTGTTATTGACGAGAAACAGTTTACAGATTCTTTCTTAACCGTTCGCCAAGTGTTTGGTGGTGATGATCAAAACCTGCTTACTTCCCCTGTACGGCAGGATGATACGGCAATTTTAGAGTCCGTCCGTTTACAAAAGCAGCTCATTGAAGCACAACGTAAAGTATACTCAGACATGCGAACCTACCTGAACCAGAAAGGTATGGAAGGGCAGATTGGTTCTGTGTTTGATGAAGGCGTAATTACTCTGCGGCTTCCCTCGGCTGCCATGTTTGAAAATGGCAAGGTGACAATAAGCCCTGATGGCTATAAAATATTAGAAGAAATGCGCCAGTTGTTTTTGAAGAACAAGGATCAGGTCATCAATATCAAAGGATACACTGATGATGTGCAGCCTAGTCCTTCCAGCCGATATAGAGATAACTGGGAAATATCAGCATTGCGTGCAGTCAATGTTCTGCGTTACTATATTGAACATGGTATTGAGCCTCAGCGATTAACCGCAACGGGGCTTAGTGATCTTGATCCGCTTATGCCTAACATTAATGAAGCGAACAGAGCGCAGAACCGAAGAGTTGAATTTGTTTTTGAAAGACGGGTGGGCAAGTAG
- a CDS encoding PilZ domain-containing protein: MSKLDFTMPTGNERRRAFRAKAYGIAVTFEEQNVTCDILDVSVTGFAIKNESVFLKEGTEYSVSILVAGKAYLSDLTCRVVRILDNGIIGCDFRTLDRRQEARLDRLVLELQKRMIAKKREKSAAD, from the coding sequence ATGAGTAAACTTGATTTTACTATGCCAACAGGCAACGAGCGTCGCAGGGCCTTTCGAGCAAAGGCATATGGTATTGCGGTTACCTTTGAAGAGCAAAATGTGACTTGCGATATTCTGGACGTCAGTGTAACAGGGTTCGCGATAAAAAATGAGTCAGTATTCTTAAAAGAGGGCACTGAGTACTCTGTTTCTATTCTTGTTGCGGGGAAGGCCTACCTTTCCGATCTTACTTGCAGAGTAGTCAGAATACTTGATAATGGTATAATTGGCTGCGATTTCCGCACTCTTGATCGCAGACAGGAAGCACGGCTTGACAGGCTCGTGCTTGAATTACAAAAGCGAATGATCGCCAAGAAAAGAGAAAAATCTGCAGCTGATTAG